A single window of Ptychodera flava strain L36383 chromosome 3 unlocalized genomic scaffold, AS_Pfla_20210202 Scaffold_25__1_contigs__length_14229661_pilon, whole genome shotgun sequence DNA harbors:
- the LOC139125591 gene encoding uncharacterized protein, translating to MKVYLTLFMMFAVSTCVYSLKCYICKEQYDGQMPPVANDNSECLNETICDDTVLPTNETHDTCSTQVEYNSDIGKLQITKGCFGSFSEHSLDDCLQEKDKLAVDYHCDTKYNVWRCRYCCQGDLCNEEANANDSDESKVGRAQVELTTTFIGLILAIFGAKYHCK from the exons TGTACAGCCTAAAGTGTTACATCTGCAAGGAACAGTATGACGGTCAAATGCCACCCGTTGCCAATGACAACTCAGAATGTCTAAATGAAACGATATGTGACGACACTGTTCTGCCGACCAATGAGACTCACGATACCTGCTCTACTCAGGTCGAGTACAACA GTGACATCGGCAAACTCCAGATAACAAAGGGTTGCTTCGGTTCATTCAGTGAACACTCCCTTGATGACTGTCTTCAGGAGAAGGACAAGTTGGCAGTAGATTATCACTGTGATACAAAATACAACGTATGGAGGTGTCGTTATTGTTGTCAAGGTGACCTGTGTAATGAAGAGGCTAACGCTAACGACTCTGATGAGTCAAAGGTCGGTAGGGCACAGGTCGAATTGACGACGACTTTTATCGGACTGATACTGGCAATATTTGGTGCGAAATATCATTGCAAATGA